In a single window of the Helicoverpa zea isolate HzStark_Cry1AcR chromosome 9, ilHelZeax1.1, whole genome shotgun sequence genome:
- the LOC124633483 gene encoding protein C10-like isoform X2: protein MASPQNISVDQMRLILSEVIDALESPDYASKLDEAKEAAGNEMLKMMQIVFPMVVQIEMETIKRHGFSNSREGIVQFTQLVREMETLDGEVARLHTQIRSHYLPPASISSTVDTSL from the exons ATGGCATCGCCACAGAACATCTCGGTGGACCAAATGAGGCTCATCTTGTCTGAAGTGATAGATGCTTTGGAGTCCCCCGACTATGCCTCCAAGCTGGATGAAGCTAAGGAAGCAGCCGGCAATGAGATGCTAAAGATGATGCAGATTGTCTTCCCGATGGTCGTTCAGATTGAAATGGAAACTATTAAGCGTCATGGGTTCAGTAATTCACGTGAAG GCATAGTGCAGTTTACACAACTTGTCCGTGAAATGGAGACCCTGGACGGAGAGGTGGCTCGCCTCCACACACAGATCAGAAGCCATTACCTGCCTCCCGCGTCAATCAGCTCCACTGTTGACACATCGCTGTGA